The following DNA comes from Vigna radiata var. radiata cultivar VC1973A chromosome 4, Vradiata_ver6, whole genome shotgun sequence.
ttcattaattaaatattaattgacattgttattttatacattacaatcaatcttatatttatttacatatttattttatttgtcgtcttcatttattttactttttttcaattacttaaatatttattgatggTGTTGTTTTATACATTACTAGCCTCGAGTAACGTACCATATTACGATGTTCCACAATCAAGTTATCATGCTTACGGTCCAATCGTGAAAGGATTTTGGTTAGATCCACCTGAGGAATTCAATATACCACcgatcttatatttatttacatttttatttcatttttcattttacttatttttaattctattttagtACTTATATGCTTATTCGCATTGTTGTATGCATTATTATCTTTGAGTAATGTACTTTTTTAGAGTGAGTGTATTGTACGCTCTCAAGTTATATTAACcaataaaaaattgacacaAATATTTGTTCATCGTAATTATATTCTAGTCACCATGAAGGAGTTTTGGTTACGCCCACCTAATTCAATATTAgcatcaataatatatatgtttgttaaCATGTGTATGCCTAtttttcagttgatacattttaataatgtgtatcGGATtgtagtagacaaaaatatcctcatatattatggattctaagttttaaagtcaagaatatttaaataattttcattctcaaaactaaaaaaaaataactcacAAACCTATACTCatctccctcattcctctcaattctttctcttttatctctctcactctaaccTTTTCTTTGTTAgccacaattaaaaaaaatcagaaatactagctgttaagcaatttcttacaaaaataataatttataatcaatttttattttataatttttgtcttatctaattttatctaattttcacaagcataatgacatatgaagaaATTGGTAATTCGCTTGGAAAACtcagaaacactcgctattaaacaatttcttacaaaaaatgattttacaatgagttttcatttttataatttttgtcttatataatgttatctaatttttacaagcataatgacatcaaaaggaattggtaattggcctgaaggttttttaagagatgatgattcaacatctcTAGATGAtaaaattagagaggttagtgaagatgatgaaatggAAGAGATCTTAAATGAACCTTTGTctgaaggcgaatatgccaatgactcaactctttacaaaagtaaattttttaacgatgagtatttctattttttttttcagttggatctaccataggatgatagaggaaaggttggagtgagagagatgaaaaagaaagaattgagagaaatgagagagATGAGTAAAGGTTTGGGagtttcgttttattttttttattttttggcttaatagcactaatggtccctattttcgtcacgtgcgttcgttttggtccctatatttttttttgttcaatgttgtcctaaagatcgtaatttgtgttcaatttagtccttttcacTAATGCCGTCTAAATCAATAACGGCCAAATCTCCACATGTGCAATTAGAGAGTGAACTGTCATTTATGTTCTGACGTGGACTAGATCAGTCATCATCATAGGGACCATATTcggaaataattaacaaaaatgagGACTAGATTGAACAACCTTCATTCGTTACAAAACACAAAGTCACATCACCATCGTCTTCAACCTTCAACCCAACCAAAAATGAAATCctactttctttctaaaaatctaACCCTAGCGTCGCCACACCTAAACCCTGAGGCCACCACCACAATCACCTAAATCGAACCATCTAATTGCATAAAGACCCTATTTGCTGGTCTTGTTTACCATTTCCATCTTTGCCTCATAAGCGTCAcctttgaaagaaaagaaaagccaGAGAATATTCCAAGTACCATGATCCACCTTTGAAAGTAAACCATCTTTTTGAAGAAAGATTTTTTCCTTACCCTAGAGACTCCAAAAACTTTCATATAGAGTGACCAAAATCACATTCAGAAACCCTTTTTATCAAAACCCTGTCAACGGTTTCAATCACAACATCAACAACTCTAACCTTACAATTGAAGAGAAccaagaaggaaaaagaagaaacttgGATATTGTTCACAGACTTGGGTtagtaaaaactttaacttgtcgggaaaaataaaggagaacTCATTTATTgcaacaacaagaagaagatttGGAAGGAGACATGGCTCATCAACCACTAAGATTGGGAACAAGATTGGCTAACCATGAAACCCTAACCATAATTTCACTCTCCACCCTCGTCAAAAATTGGGTTCCATTAAATAAATcacatttctttcaaaatccaCCTCAATGTGGCTGAAGGACTCCATATGGACAGTTAAATGCCAGATCAACACTACTCTGCACAGCTGGACTGTctgccgttaacgatttaaacggcgtttgtaaaaaggaccaaattgaacgaaatttatattctttaggacaaaattgaacaaaaaaaaaatatgaggaccaaaacgAATGCAcgtgacgaaaatagggaccattagtgctattaagcctttttttttagttttgagaatgaaaattatttaaatatccttgactttaaaacttagaatccataatatatgagggtatttttgtctactataatctggtacacattgttaaaatgtaccaactgaaaatcaggcgtacgcgtgttaacaaacctctctctctctctctctctctctatatatatatatatatatatatatatatatatatatatatatatatatatatttacatttttattatatttctattttaaagtaattttattttgatatgtcACTTTAGTATCGGTTAACTTTTTTACTTTACAAATGGTTCCTCTTGAGTGACATACTTTGTTTGGATTAGTGTTTTGTACAAAgttatcttaataaataaaatttggacTAAAAATTTTGTCAATCACGATTATTATGCAATCAATGTGATAAGAGTAATGCTTGATTCTTGAAATTGTTGATTTATctatttcatttcttaattttcaatttgatttatgttttatttttcaatttttaaatcattaaattaatttgtttaaggAAAATAGTAAAGGTTGAATATAGTTAATTAGTCACTTGAGACTCAATATAGGTTGTGCTCTATTGGAAAATTTAGAGAAACTTAGTTTGTTTGATTCCCATATCGACAGAAAGTATCAATGCACTTaaatgataattgttttttgttgtaTTATGATAGAACTAGACATAAATGAGAAGGAGAAGGCACCAGGAAAGAATATACTTAGACTACAAAATTTAGAGCTTCCAATATATCAAATGTGCTTCTTCtgatttttgttattgtatttATCTAAGGGCTATCTTGCTTATTAGGAGCACTAATGAGGATTATTCTAAGCACTAATGAATTTTAGACTTGACTAGGGTTTTGACGTAACTCATAATaccaataatataataacaaatatgaaaaaatatgaaagaagatgAGATTTAGAGAATGATATTATCAATGATGGACCGTACGACTTGAAGAATTGGAAAATACAACTTTTGACATGTAGAATTACAATTAGACAAGAAAAGtgattaattcatatttatgcCTTCATTTAGATTGTAACTTAgtctcttaatttattttttgtgcttAAAGGATTAATTTAATTAGGATGTGTGATGATTAGACTTTCTTAAtttgtgaaataaaaatgaattaaaagtttctttttatttacataaaatatttttggatattctaatattttttttatgcagttgAAGTGAGGTTAACCTCATTTAAGGTATGGAAATAAATTGATGAACTTACAACACCTCCAAAAGTCAAAATAAGCAAATTTTGGAAAGATTTGTCCTACACCTATAACATTACTTATACACTCTTTTTTTCAACAATCCTCTGCTTAGAAAGCATCCCCAATCAAAATCTGCCACATTGCGATTCTCAGCATCTCAATTTTTCCAATAATAAGGTGTCATGTGTCCAATATCCTAACACACATTTGAACCAATAAGATATTGTCACGTgaccatcttcatcttctcccaACTCAGAACCGACATTACAATTAGGAACGACACGTGTCAGACACAGATAGgatgtttggttgtcttaagcttctaaTCTGAATGCAGAATTGATTGTTTGGATTTTCAAGGGATTGTTGTCTAATAATCAAATCTAGGCTTTTTATGCCGAAGGATCaggttctaagtaatttagaaagtgacgttaacaatttaatgaagaaggtgaattcttatatgcatgaaagtaaggaaggtgaaatctaaaccccaacaacataatcatctcatatcaTCAACATTGTTCATTCATTTGTGTTTTAGCCTCAGAGGATGTTTgtattcatatttacttttattgcatttgcattttaatCCAAtcatagaaattaaattttagtcttAGGGTGAAAGATAAGGTAGTCCGGGAGGATGAACTCTTGCTAATGACTTATTTTGAGTTGAAGCAAGGAACAACAGAGGAATGGTTTCTTGACTTCGAGTGCAATAACCACATGAGTGGTAACAAATAATGGTTCTCAGAATTAGATGAGAACTTTAAACATTCATCAAAACATGGCAATAACACATGAATAACTGTAATGGGGAAAGGTAGTGTTCAATTGAATGTTAATGGAGTTATACATGTAATCTCACATGTGTACTACGTTCcacaattgaagaataatttactAAGCATAGGACAACTCCAAGAAAAAGGCTTAGAGCTATACATGTAATCTCACATGTGTACTACGTTCCataattgaagaataatttactAAGCATAGGACAACTCTAAGAAAAAGGCTTGTCCATAAAGATTCAAAATGGGAAGTGTAAAGTTTCTCATCCTAAGAGAGGACAAATTATGGAAATAGATATGAAGGAAAGTAGAATGTTTGTACTAAAAGCTACCAAGGCACCCTTAAATTCAACATGTTTCTAGATAGAACTAGAGGAAGGGACACAACTTTGGCACAACCGAATTGGTCACTTAAGCTATAATGGTTTGAAGACACTTTTATCCAAGCAAAAGGTGAATGATTGCGTATTGTCATAGTTCCAAGAGAGCTTTGTATGCCCTGTTTGGCTGGGAAGCAACACCAAAAGCTTATGCCCAAGAAAAGTAAATGGAGAGCATATAAAAAGCTTCAACTTGTGCATTCATATATATGTGGACCTATCAATCCAATATCAAACAACAATAAGAGGAATATTATGAGTTTTATAGATGATTTCTCCCGAAAAATTTGGCTTTATTTCTTGAATGTGAAATCAGAAACCTTTTTACACTTTAAAAGATTCAAAGTGTTGcttgaaaaagaagttggtgtAAGCATTGGATGTTTAAGGACAAATAGAGGAGGAGAATTCACTTCAAACAAATTTGGTGAATTTTGTAAAAGCCACGACATATGTAGGCAGTTAATTATAGCCTACACACCTCAGTAGAGTGGAGTTGTTGAAAAGAGGAACAAAACAATTAGGAACTTGGTTTGATCTATGTTAATCGGAAAATAAGTTCCCAAAATATTTTGGGTTGAAGCTACTAGGTGGTGTGCTCATATTCTCAATAAAAAAGTCCTACAACAGCAGTACAAGAAAAAAACTCCCGAAGAATTATGGAGTGGAGTGAAGCCTACAGTTGGTTACTTTTGAATATTTGGATGTTTGGCTCATGTACATATACCAGATCAACATCGAGTGAAACTAGATGATAAAAGCAAGAAATGAGTTTTATTAGGAGTAAGTGATGAATCAAAGGCATATTGGTTATTTGATCCTATCAACAAAAGAATCTTAATTAGCAGAGACGTGGTTTTTTAGGAACAAAAAGATTGGGATTGGAGGCACAATGCAGAAGAATGTCAACATGATATTCTAGAATGTAGAAATAATGAAGAATATATGAGTGACTCCGAAGAGCTGTTCTAGAATGTAGAAATAATGAAGAATATATGAGTGACTCCGAAGAGCTGTTTGAAGAAAACATTGGTGCTCAAGAAACCACATATCAAACTAAAGATGTTGAGAATAGTTCTACAGGTATTGATATTTATCCTAATAATTctcatattataattatgagaCTTCAGTTGCAGGGAGAGCTAGAAGGATTAGGAGTGAACTAGTTTGGATGAAAGATTACGAAACAGGAGAAGGTTTTTAGATGATAATGACCTAAATGTAATGGTGATCATCAAAGATGATCTAATCTTCTTTGAAGAAGCCATTAAGAGTTAGAAGTGGAGAAATGCTATGATGAAAGAGATGGAATCAATAGAGAAAAACATGACTTGGGAGCTGATTGACCTGCCAAAAGGAGTAAAGCCAATTTGAGTCAAATGGatctttaaaatgaaatttaaagaaacTAGAGAAATATACAAGTTTAAAGCCAAGCTAGTAGTTGAAGGGTATGTACAACAATACGGAGTGGATTACACATAGGTATTTGCTCCTTTGCCAGACTTGACACAATTTGTTTAATTCTTGCTCTAGAAGCCCAATATAGCTGGAATGTATTTAAGCTAGATGTGAAGAGTGCATTTCTTCACGGTGAACTTAAGGAGGAGATCTATGTGCAATAACTAGATGGATTTGTTAAAACGGTTGATGAAGAGATGAtgtacaaattaaaaaaggCACTTTATAGCCTTAAACAAGCACCGAAAACTTGATACAACAAGATAAAGgctaattgttttttaaatgaatttgatAGATGTCTTTATGAACATACATTGTTTACAAAATCATAGGAGGAaggtaaaattataattgtaagtCTTTATGTGGATGACTTGATATATACTGAAAATGATGAGAGTATGTGTGATGAGTTTAAAAGATCCATGATGACAGAATTTGGTATGTCAGATTTAGGCAAAATGAGGTACTTTCTTGGTATTCAAGTGAAATCTTTATATGTCAGAAGAAATATGCTCAAGAAGTGTTGTCATGTTTTGGTAGGGAAAATTGTAATGTAGTTAAGAATCCAATTGTTCCAAGAACAGTATTGTCAAAACAATGATGCATGAAGCAAGGTTGATGCAACTTTGTTCAAACAAGTAGTTGACAGTCTTATGTATTTGACTGCAACTCGGCCAGATTTAATGTGTGGAGTAAGCTTGATTAGTAGATTTATGTTCAATATACTGAATCTCACTAATGTGCAGCCAAGAGAATATTGAGGTACTTGAAGGGAACAACTGAACTAGGTATCcactaaaaaaaatggaaatacaAAGATTATAGTATACTCTAATGATGATTTTGTTGGGGAGATAGATGATCGAAGAAGTACTTCTGGAtctgtatttttatttggcTCTGGAGTAGTCTCATGGTCCTCAAAGAAACAATCAGTAGTCACATTATCCACCATAAAAGTTGAGTATATAGTTGCTGCCTTTATGCATTTGGATTCAAAGGGTGTTGGAGAAGCTGAATTTTAAAGATAGAAGAACACATTGATTCCATGTAACAACAATTCTACGATAGAAATATCAAAGAATCCAGTGTTTCAAGGGAAGAGCAAacatataaacattaaatttaatttttaagagaCTTAGTGAAAGAAGGAATTATCATGTTAAGTTACTATCGCTCACAAGTTCAAGTTGTTGATATAATGACCAAGCCACTCAAGTTAGAGCAATTCTTAAAGTAGAGTAAGCACAAGCATGAAGATTGAAGATCAACATTGTTGTTCTCTAAGCTTACATCATTTGATGCTCCCCAATAAAGGAAGCAACCTCCAAGTTAGAAGACTACACATCATTTTATTATCTTATCTAGGAGAGTTAATTTGAGTCTATAACTATATAAGTGTAATATTGTAGTTGTAAACATGTCCTCTTATTGAGAATTAAACATTTGTACTTTTTAATATCTTATAGTGCATTTATTGTATGTTTTGGAGAAGAAGTAAAAAACTTATAACCAAGAATTGGTGATACTAAACTAGGCAACATATCCAAGGGATACCAAAATTATCTAGGGTTCCTAAGAGTGGCTAGAATACTCGGATACTAAGAGTGATGCTAATACTCACACCAAGATTGGTGAAGGAATACTCAACTAGGAAAAGAGTCCAGAGATACCAAAAATGGTGAATAATACTATACAACCAGGGGGTATTAAACTCATTTGTAATCTTTGAACAAACTTAATGGAACCTCTCAAGAGTTCTTGAGAGATACTAGATGTAGCTTAGTTGGAGTGGACTAGTATAAAAACCTTGTGTCTATTGAATTACCTTACTAATTATGTTCTAAACTACTTACTCGTGAAAAGATAGCATTTGAGTAACTCATTTAAATGGTTTATTTTCACATACTCATTAGACACAGTTTTGTGAAGCATAATGTGTGCTAGTACATTCTAATTCAATTactcaaatatttatttgaagacGCACATCTATATCAAATAGTAAGGTTGACAAATATATGTTGGTATTCCTTATGAAACCCCTTTTGAaatagttttttagtttttgtaaacTTCAGCGTCCTAACTTCCTTTTTAATTGCACTTCTTCACTACATGCTATGTtgcaaaaagaattttaaaaacactattcaacctcCCTTTTAGTGTTTTTCCCACAACTTTATTCTAGTGACTGAACGAGTATGCTGCCAAACACTATTCTCTAAGTGAATAGATTTTGTGGCTGAGTGAAATTATCAAACTTTTGACTAAATTTGCATATATCTCTTATGATGGGTTTAATATGTGTGAttatttgaaagttaaaataatgattGGTTTATAACATGAGTTGTGAATGATTGATACTAATTCAAGGAGGATGGGTGATAGTTAAAATAGTTTGtgtattaatatatgaattatgTATTAAGAATTATTATGATGTTGTAATAACCATCTTTTCTAAAATAGAGAATGGTAAAGTATGTAATGAGAAGAGCAAAAGATCCTGGCCCTATATTGTGTGATAGTTTGAGTGGACAAAATGTTCCACCACTATAAATAAGATGTTCCACCACTATAAATGCAtaacatctatatttttttttttgtataaatgctcgtttaatcaattaaattaggAGTTTAGTTTTTGTGAATTAGTATGTTTAGCTAAACctttagtattattttatcatatatatatatatatatatatatatatatatatatatattcttaagtTATATGTTTGTAACTTAACTGTTATCTATAAATTGGATATGATAATTCCTTTGCTTTATACACTATTAAATGGAATATTacttataaataagaaaaaaaaaatagaatatgtaGTTGTATGAACATGTCCATGTATAATCAACATTTCCTCTGATTTATtcacatattatttatttttattatattaatataatctaataaaaattatattattttaaaatatatatatatatatatatatatatatatatatatatatatatatatatatatatatatataggactgtaataacaatttatatgttattaagTTAACTGTTATCTATAAATTGAATACGATAATTCCTTTGCTTTATACACTATTAAATagaatattacttttaaataaaaaaaaaatagaatatgtaCTTGTATGAACATGTGCATGTATAATCAACATATCCTCTGATTTATCTATCAcatattacttatttttattatattaatataatctaataaaaattatattattttaaaaaatctttatagaaaattagatagatgatttatttaaataagaatttaattattagaataTCAATTAAGTTGCAAATAGTTATGCAAATAATACACATTTTACATGGAaagaatgtaaaattttgttgtCTTATGCTTCAATTAAAATAAGTCCATTAGTGTAAATGTCACAAAGTTTCAAGACATCACAGTAAGAAatcataataaagaatataagaaaaagGTTGTATCCCAAACTAAAAAATCATAATGAACAAGAcaatatttactaaaatttcaaaatcaagtgATAATCCAAACAAACAATACAATCTCATCAACACAAAGAATAGGGAAAGACCACAATACTGTATCCCcacaattataacaattttttaaacaacaGAAAATATGGAAAATTCATATTGAAAATTGTCCACTTTTTACATTAATCtcataatcataaatatcatatCAAATTATAAACCTTGAAACAAGCACCAAATACCAATGTTTTCTCAAGCATTCGGAAGTAGATAAACATACattcaaagaaatttatatCCACCTCCAGTTTGGTGTAACATTGCATCTATCTCATCTCCATCTTCCATCTCTAGCTGCACAATGTAACAGTAGCATTATATTCTGCAGCAGTTAATAAAGAAAACTGAGGTTACAAAACGCAACCAAACTATGTCTACCTCATCTGGGGTTTGTTCAGCTCTAAGTCTTCTTCCATCAAACAAGAAAGCAATTGAGCTAAAATCTACAGATTGTCTATCACAGTATGCATTCATGAGTTTCTTCAGCTGAGTGCTTCTTTTAATCCTGAAGAAAACCTCATTACCATCCTACAGAGAAATCAACATCAGAAGCatgaaaaatgtgtaaaaatattcttccaaaagaaaattgtattaGGAAATAATGTTTGttagataaagataataaaacaacataaacatgccatagtttccaaaaaaaaacccaaaaaagaTAGGTAAAGAAAAAAGATCAGAACAGCGAACATGTCTCTACATGACAAAAGAACTGAACTAACAAatgcattataaaaaatttaatatatattta
Coding sequences within:
- the LOC106758691 gene encoding small ubiquitin-related modifier 2, encoding MSSSGGRGSQEEEKKGSDQGAHINLKVKGQDGNEVFFRIKRSTQLKKLMNAYCDRQSVDFSSIAFLFDGRRLRAEQTPDELEMEDGDEIDAMLHQTGGGYKFL